The following proteins are co-located in the Castanea sativa cultivar Marrone di Chiusa Pesio chromosome 8, ASM4071231v1 genome:
- the LOC142606790 gene encoding rhodanese-like/PpiC domain-containing protein 12, chloroplastic produces the protein MLRACHFPPIATPALCALRLSLIPSLHLSSPSNLHKASTLAPFQTSVPQTFTPTSPYLSPWSLKRVFPMQGHPCPKGAASFSAGGNSEGSREILVQHLLVKEDDQKLLLDLQQRVSGGEDLSDLAVEYSICPSKEEGGMLGWVRKGQMVPEFEEAAFNAPLNKVVRCKTKFGWHLLQVLSEREESLLQDIQTEEFHAKMQDPNFLEEAQLIDVREPDEVARASLPGFQVFPLQQFGIWGPEITTKLDPQKDTYVMCHHGMRSLQVAKWLQTQGFKRIFNVSGGIHAYAVKADQSIPTY, from the exons TCTCTTCACCTTCAAACCTTCACAAAGCCTCAACATTAGCACCATTTCAAACCTCTGTCCCCCAAACCTTCACACCCACTTCGCCTTATCTTTCTCCTTGGAGCTTGAAGCGGGTCTTTCCCATGCAGGGTCATCCATGCCCCAAGGGCGCAG CTTCATTTAGTGCTGGGGGTAACTCTGAAGGCAGCAGGGAGATATTGGTGCAGCACTTGCTTGTTAAAGAAGATGACCAAAAGCTTTTGTTGGATCTTCAGCAGAGAGTTTCAGGAG GTGAAGACCTTAGTGATCTTGCTGTGGAGTACTCAATTTGTCCATCTAAAGAAGAGGGAGGAATGCTTGGTTGGGTGAGAAAGGGGCAAATG GTGCCGGAGTTTGAGGAGGCTGCATTTAATGCACCTTTAAACAAAGTTGTAAGGTGTAAAACAAAATTTGGATGGCACTTGTTGCAAGTTCTCTCTGAGAG GGAAGAATCCTTACTCCAAGATATTCAAACCGAGGAGTTTCATGCAAAAATGCAAGATCCCAATTTCTTGGAAGAGGCACAATTGATTGATGTTCGAGAACCTGATGAAGT GGCCCGAGCTTCTTTGCCAGGTTTTCAGGTTTTTCCTCTCCAACAATTTGGAATCTGGGGACCTGAGATAACTACCAAGTTGGATCCTCAAAAGGATACTTATGTTATG TGTCACCATGGCATGCGATCATTACAGGTTGCCAAGTGGTTGCAGACACAG GGttttaaaagaatatttaatGTATCCGGGGGAATCCATGCATATGCTGTCAAGGCTGATCAGTCCATTCCTACTTATTGA
- the LOC142607821 gene encoding calcium-dependent protein kinase 17-like, producing MGNCCSQGKNNDAPPKIEKGESIPSNNQNNVGINGTNSTTSHAKPVSSIAPGTPPAPPKAAPIGPVLGRPMEDVRSLYTIGKELGRGQFGVTHLCTNKATGEQLACKTIAKRKLVNKEDIEDVRREVQIMHHLTGQPNIVELKGAYEDKHNVHLVMELCAGGELFDRIIAKGHYTERAAASLLRTIVQIVHTCHCMGVIHRDLKPENFLLLNKDENSPLKATDFGLSVFYKQGEVFKDIVGSAYYIAPEVLKRRYGPEVDIWSVGVMLYILLCGVPPFWAEAEQGIFNAILRGHIDFTSDPWPSISPAAKDLVRKMLNSDPKQRLTAFQVLNHPWIKEDGEAPDTPLDNAVLNRLKQFRAMNKFKKVALRVIAGCLSEEEIIGLKEMFRGIDTDNSGTITLEELKHGLAKQGTKLSEYEVKQLMEAADADGNGTIDYDEFITATMHMNRMDREEHLYTAFQYFDKDNSGYITIDELEQALHEYGMHDGRDIKEIISEVDADNDGHINYDEFVAMMRKGNPEANPKKRRDNLNL from the exons ATGGGCAACTGTTGCTCTCAAGGCAAGAACAATGATGCCCCACCCAAGATCGAAAAGGGAGAATCCATCCCAAGTAACAATCAGAACAATGTAGGCATCAATGGCACAAACTCCACAACAAGCCATGCAAAGCCTGTTTCTTCTATTGCCCCGGGAACTCCTCCGGCGCCTCCTAAGGCTGCCCCGATAGGCCCTGTGTTAGGCCGGCCTATGGAAGATGTCCGGTCCTTGTACACCATTGGAAAAGAACTGGGCCGAGGTCAATTTGGTGTCACGCATTTGTGTACTAACAAGGCGACAGGCGAGCAACTAGCTTGTAAGACCATAGCCAAGAGGAAACTTGTGAATAAGGAAGATATTGAGGATGTTAGAAGAGAGGTTCAAATCATGCACCACTTGACGGGTCAGCCTAATATTGTGGAACTCAAAGGTGCTTATGAAGATAAGCATAATGTCCATTTGGTCATGGAGTTGTGTGCTGGAGGAGAACTTTTTGATCGTATTATTGCAAAGGGTCATTACACTGAACGTGCTGCAGCATCGTTGCTTAGAACAATTGTTCAAATCGTGCACACTTGTCATTGCATGGGAGTCATCCATAGGGATCTCAAACCTGAGAATTTCCTCTTGCTGAATAAGGACGAGAATTCACCACTCAAGGCTACGGATTTCGGTCTATCTGTTTTCTACAAACAAG GAGAAGTATTCAAAGACATTGTTGGTAGCGCATATTACATTGCACCTGAGGTCTTGAAGAGGAGATATGGACCAGAAGTGGATATATGGAGTGTTGGTGTCATGCTGTATATCCTTCTATGTGGTGTCCCTCCTTTTTGGGCTG AAGCGGAACAGGGTATTTTCAATGCTATCTTGCGTGGCCACATTGATTTTACAAGCGACCCATGGCCCTCCATTTCACCTGCAGCTAAAGACCTTGTCAGGAAAATGCTGAATTCAGACCCCAAGCAAAGGTTGACAGCCTTCCAAGTTCTCA ATCATCCATGGATCAAAGAGGATGGAGAAGCTCCTGATACTCCTCTTGACAATGCAGTGCTGAATAGACTGAAACAGTTCAGAGCTATGAATAAGTTCAAGAAAGTTGCTCTTCGG GTCATTGCTGGTTGTTTATCAGAGGAAGAAATCATAGGATTGAAAGAAATGTTCAGGGGTATAGATACTGACAACAGTGGAACCATAACACTTGAAGAGCTAAAGCATGGACTTGCTAAGCAAGGGACAAAATTATCTGAATATGAGGTCAAACAATTAATGGAAGCT GCTGATGCTGATGGTAATGGGACTATAGATTATGATGAGTTCATCACAGCAACGATGCACATGAACAGGATGGATAGAGAAGAGCATCTTTATACTGCCTTCCAATACTTTGACAAGGATAACAGCGG GTACATCACAATTGATGAGCTAGAGCAAGCTCTCCACGAGTATGGCATGCATGATGGAAGAGACATAAAGGAAATCATTTCTGAAGTTGATGCCGATAAT GATGGCCATATCAACTATGATGAATTTGTGGCAATGATGAGAAAAGGAAACCCAGAAGCAAACCCGAAGAAGCGACGCGATAATCTAAATCTTTGA